One Gordonia pseudamarae genomic window, GAACGTTCGCGGTCGTGCATCGCCGCCACGTAGGATTCCTCCACCGCACCGGCAGCCACCAGCAACCGGCCCGCCTCCTCGATGGCCTCGTCGGCAGTCCTCGACGTCCCCCGCAGCACGATCGAATTCAGTGCCAGGATGTCGTTGCGCGTCGCGGTCGCATCGCCCGCCGCCGCGGCGTGTCTGCCGGCCGCGTGCACCGGCTCCGGTTCGCCGGACACGGGTGCGGCGCCCGGTGCCGGAACCGCTATGGATGCCGGCGCGGCCGAGTTGGTTTCGGTGAGCGTTTCCACGATCTCGTCGTACCGCGGGCTGCCCATGAAATTGTCCACCGACACGTGGATCGCCGACGGTGTGCGTTGCTCAGCACGTTCGGTCAGGTCACGGTGGGTGACCACCAGATCGAAGGTGTCGGTGAGATTGGCGATCGCCTTGTTGACCACCGTGACGTCGGTGAACCCGGCCTGCTGAACCTTCTTGCGCAGCACCGAGGCACCCATCGCCGATGACCCCATACCCGCGTCGCAGGCGAACACGATGTTCTTGATCGGGCCGCGCGCACCGGCAGCACCACCGGTGAGCGCCGAGGCCACCGACGACTTCTTGCCTTTCATCGATTCCATCGAGGCCGTGGCCGCCGACAGGTCACCGTCGTCGGTGGCACTGTCGGTCTTGAGCAGGAACGCGGCGACCGCGAACGAGACTGCGGTGGCGATCACGACCGACAGTGTCACCCCGAGGTAGCTGTCACCCGCGGTCTGCGCATATACCGAGATGATCGACCCGGGGGCGGCCGGAGCACGCAGACCCGAGTTGAAGATGACGTTGGTGAACACCCCGGCCATACCGCCGAGCAGTGTCGCGGCGATCAGCTTGGGCTTCATCAGCACGTAGGGGAAGTAGATCTCGTGAATGCCGCCGAAGAAGTGAATGATGGCCGCACCGGGGGCCGACGACTTGGCCATGCCTTTGCCGAACACGGTGAACGCCAGCAGAAGTCCGAGACCGGGTCCGGGATTCGCCTCGAGCAGGAACAGGATGGACTTGCCATCCTCGAGTGCCTGGTTGGTGCCGAGCGGAGTCAGTACCCCGTGGTTGATCGCGTTGTTGAGGAACAGCACCTTGGCCGGCTCGATGAGGATCGAGGTCAACGGCAGCAGGTCGTGGTCGACGAGGAAGTCGACGGCATCGCCCGCCCAGTCGGTGAGGTTCTCCACGATCGGCCCGATTCCGAAGAAGCCGACGACCGCCAGGATCAGGCCGTCGATGCCGGCGGCGAAGTTGTCGACCAGCATCTCGAAGCCCGGTCGGATCTTGCCCTCCCACAATCCGTCCAGGCGTTTGATGGTCCAGCCGCCGAGCGGGCCCATGATCATCGCACCGAGGAACATCGGGACGTCGGCGCCGGCGACCACACCCATGGTGGCGATGGCCCCGACCACGCCGCCGCGCACGTCGTAGACCATTTTGCCGCCGGTGTAGCCGATCAGCAGCGGCAGCAGGTAGGTGATCATCGGGCTGACGATGCCGCCGTCGGAGTACTCACCCCACCCGCCGATGTGGGCGACCCAGCTGTCGGGTTGGTCGAGTGAGCCGAAGATGCCGGTCAGCCAGCCGGTTTCGATGAACAGCGCGGTGAGCAGGCCCCAGGCGATGAAGGCACCGATGTTGGGCATGACCATGTTCGACAGCGCGGTTCCGAGCTTCTGCACACGTACGCGCAGTCCGGGCCGCGGCGCGGATCCCGGGCTCGGGGACCCAGAGGCCGTGGTGGTTGCTGACACTTTCTACTCCTCTGTTCTCATCAACGTATGTTCTCATCAACGTGATGCCAGTCACATACGACCAAGTATGCCCATATAGCCCGCCAGATACAAGCAGTCGGGCATGTTTGGGCGTGAAGATCGGTGGCTTTATGCCCGTCTTGGGTTTACAGTGGTCAAGAACACATACACGCTTCCGCATGCCAG contains:
- a CDS encoding PTS mannitol transporter subunit IICBA, giving the protein MVMPNIGAFIAWGLLTALFIETGWLTGIFGSLDQPDSWVAHIGGWGEYSDGGIVSPMITYLLPLLIGYTGGKMVYDVRGGVVGAIATMGVVAGADVPMFLGAMIMGPLGGWTIKRLDGLWEGKIRPGFEMLVDNFAAGIDGLILAVVGFFGIGPIVENLTDWAGDAVDFLVDHDLLPLTSILIEPAKVLFLNNAINHGVLTPLGTNQALEDGKSILFLLEANPGPGLGLLLAFTVFGKGMAKSSAPGAAIIHFFGGIHEIYFPYVLMKPKLIAATLLGGMAGVFTNVIFNSGLRAPAAPGSIISVYAQTAGDSYLGVTLSVVIATAVSFAVAAFLLKTDSATDDGDLSAATASMESMKGKKSSVASALTGGAAGARGPIKNIVFACDAGMGSSAMGASVLRKKVQQAGFTDVTVVNKAIANLTDTFDLVVTHRDLTERAEQRTPSAIHVSVDNFMGSPRYDEIVETLTETNSAAPASIAVPAPGAAPVSGEPEPVHAAGRHAAAAGDATATRNDILALNSIVLRGTSRTADEAIEEAGRLLVAAGAVEESYVAAMHDRERSVSTFMGNGLAIPHGTNEAKGAINRTAMSFVRYDEPIDWNGKEAEFVVGIAGAGKDHLALLNKIAQVFLNKEDVARLRAARSPEEIRAVLADGDD